One segment of Pontibacter akesuensis DNA contains the following:
- a CDS encoding glycosyltransferase family 87 protein has product MRVSIERFVANKRNLIIIFAVFAVFASLQSYFGSNRTYVEKGIEYEYNRYNNYTIFERSFYHLKNNQNLYVTYPQEHGDLYKYTPTFSVFFGLFAMFPDWLGLSLWNLLNALVLLFGIYYLPRLSNLQKGLVLLIVLAELLTSMQNEQSNALIAGLLVLAYGLLEKRKYLLATLCIVFSAYIKLFGIVGFALFLLYPKKWKMALYTTLWTAVLFLVPLLFVSYEQYLRLFSQYGEMLANDHSASYGFSVMGWLNTWFNLEFNKNVVVLLGALVFMIPFVRLKEYGVDTFRYLALTSILIWVVIFNHKAESPTFIIAMTGVALWYMRSERTILNVALFVAAFVFTGLAATDVFPKFIRDGFFEPYVIKAVPCILIWAKVIYEMMVLKYNRAAKHVVEHAV; this is encoded by the coding sequence ATAAGAGGAATCTGATTATCATCTTCGCAGTGTTTGCGGTGTTCGCGAGCTTACAGTCGTATTTCGGCAGCAACAGGACGTATGTGGAGAAGGGCATCGAGTATGAGTACAACCGATACAATAACTACACAATTTTTGAGCGGTCGTTTTACCACCTGAAAAACAACCAGAACCTCTACGTTACCTACCCGCAGGAGCACGGCGACCTTTACAAGTATACTCCTACCTTTTCGGTGTTCTTCGGGCTGTTCGCCATGTTTCCGGATTGGCTGGGGCTTAGCCTTTGGAACCTGCTCAATGCGCTTGTGCTGCTCTTCGGTATCTATTACCTGCCACGTTTAAGTAACCTGCAGAAGGGGCTGGTGCTGCTGATCGTGTTGGCGGAGCTGCTCACCTCCATGCAGAACGAACAGTCGAACGCACTGATTGCGGGTTTGCTGGTGCTGGCTTATGGCCTGCTCGAAAAACGTAAATACCTGCTGGCCACGCTGTGTATTGTATTTTCGGCTTACATCAAGCTGTTTGGGATTGTGGGTTTTGCGCTGTTCCTGCTTTACCCTAAAAAGTGGAAAATGGCCCTCTACACCACCCTCTGGACTGCCGTGCTTTTCCTGGTGCCGCTGCTGTTCGTGAGCTATGAGCAGTACCTGCGGCTATTTTCGCAGTACGGCGAGATGCTGGCCAACGACCACTCCGCTTCCTACGGTTTTTCGGTGATGGGCTGGCTGAACACCTGGTTTAACCTGGAGTTCAACAAGAACGTTGTGGTGCTTCTGGGCGCATTAGTGTTTATGATTCCTTTTGTCAGGCTGAAGGAGTACGGCGTTGATACGTTTCGGTACCTTGCCCTAACATCTATCCTGATCTGGGTAGTTATTTTTAATCACAAGGCAGAATCGCCAACCTTTATCATTGCCATGACTGGTGTAGCGCTGTGGTACATGAGGAGTGAGCGCACTATACTTAACGTGGCGCTCTTTGTCGCAGCCTTTGTGTTCACGGGCCTGGCTGCAACAGACGTCTTTCCTAAGTTTATACGCGATGGATTCTTTGAGCCTTATGTCATTAAAGCTGTTCCGTGTATCCTGATCTGGGCTAAAGTAATATATGAGATGATGGTACTGAAGTATAACCGAGCTGCGAAACACGTGGTAGAGCACGCGGTATAG
- a CDS encoding ABC transporter ATP-binding protein, which produces MIEVRNIEKSYNGKVVVNIPALTVNAGEAVGLVGNNGAGKTTLFRMVLDLIRPSKGEVFLKDVNVAQSEVWKSYTGSHLDDGFLIDYLTAEEFFKFIGDLHGLTEGDITERLLPFMDFFNDEILNQRKYIRDFSKGNQKKIGVAAAALSNPELLILDEPFANLDPSSQIRLKNLLRNMREQKRITMFISSHDLSHVIEVCERIVILDKGQLVQDMQTNENTLRELETYFTV; this is translated from the coding sequence ATGATAGAAGTACGAAACATTGAGAAAAGCTACAACGGCAAGGTTGTGGTGAACATACCGGCGCTAACTGTAAATGCTGGTGAGGCTGTAGGGCTGGTTGGCAACAACGGCGCAGGCAAAACCACGCTTTTCCGGATGGTGCTGGACCTGATCAGGCCGAGCAAAGGCGAAGTATTCCTGAAAGACGTGAACGTGGCGCAGTCGGAAGTATGGAAATCCTACACAGGCTCGCACCTGGATGATGGCTTCCTGATCGATTACCTGACAGCCGAGGAGTTCTTCAAGTTTATAGGCGATTTGCACGGCCTGACGGAGGGTGATATTACAGAGCGCCTGCTGCCGTTCATGGATTTCTTTAACGACGAGATACTGAACCAGCGCAAGTACATCCGCGATTTCTCGAAGGGAAACCAGAAGAAGATCGGGGTGGCCGCCGCTGCACTCTCTAACCCCGAGCTGCTTATCCTCGACGAGCCCTTTGCCAACCTCGACCCCAGTTCCCAGATCCGTTTGAAGAACCTGCTGCGCAACATGCGCGAGCAGAAGCGCATCACCATGTTTATCTCCAGCCACGACCTGAGCCACGTGATCGAAGTATGCGAGCGCATCGTGATCCTGGACAAAGGCCAACTGGTGCAGGACATGCAGACAAACGAAAACACACTTCGCGAACTCGAAACATACTTTACAGTTTAG
- a CDS encoding DUF5687 family protein produces the protein MFLTLLSHQAKASRRSSVFQKSLVLNIIMVLLILYFGGIFLLLGFTLHKILAELFPGQSPVVLFNGALLFYFLLDLFFRFLLQELPVLAVQPYLHLPIKKSKLVHFVLVKSLPSMFNLIMLLVFVPFMISAVIPAYGIGAALAWLFALIALTFFNNFLLIYFKRQLSSNSKLTLLFGLVVIGLFIIDYFDVFSLRAVSVAVFGAVLAQPWLLVAPVLLLVGAYWLNYQFLKAHTYPEELAVRETKRVEGKDIAFLNRFGEIGKLIELELKLIWRHKRSKSVLTISVLFLFYGFIFYHDEKFLSGFAMLIFVGIAMTGMPMFNYGQFIPSWQSGHFDALLTRRISPYQFYAAKFWIFVPITTLGYVLTLPYGLIDYKIFLINTAAFLFTIGVNVFVVFFFSVYNTSRLDLSKSSAFNWQGVGASKFLMMLPMLLLPLLIFAPFGFMGVPYMGIAAIGLLGLIGFVFQKQLLQWSANRFVAHKYKLATGFRQA, from the coding sequence ATGTTTCTCACTTTACTGTCTCACCAGGCGAAGGCCAGCCGACGTTCTTCTGTATTTCAGAAAAGCCTGGTCCTTAACATCATCATGGTCCTGCTGATCTTGTATTTCGGCGGAATATTCCTGCTGCTCGGCTTTACGCTGCACAAGATTCTGGCAGAGTTGTTTCCGGGGCAGTCGCCGGTGGTGCTGTTTAACGGAGCGCTACTGTTTTACTTCCTCCTCGACCTGTTTTTCCGTTTTCTGCTACAGGAACTGCCGGTACTCGCAGTGCAGCCTTACCTGCACCTGCCCATTAAAAAGAGCAAGCTGGTGCATTTTGTGCTGGTTAAGTCGCTGCCAAGCATGTTTAACCTCATCATGCTGCTGGTGTTCGTGCCGTTTATGATCTCCGCCGTTATACCGGCCTATGGTATTGGAGCGGCGCTCGCCTGGCTTTTTGCCCTCATCGCCCTTACGTTTTTCAACAACTTCCTGCTGATTTACTTCAAGCGGCAACTCAGCAGCAACTCCAAGCTCACGTTGCTGTTCGGGCTGGTGGTGATTGGGTTGTTTATAATCGATTATTTTGATGTGTTCTCGCTGCGGGCAGTCTCTGTGGCCGTTTTTGGGGCGGTGCTGGCGCAGCCGTGGCTGTTGGTGGCGCCAGTGCTGCTGCTGGTTGGCGCCTATTGGCTGAACTACCAGTTCCTGAAAGCCCATACCTACCCTGAGGAGCTGGCGGTGCGCGAGACAAAACGGGTGGAGGGCAAGGATATTGCCTTCCTGAACCGCTTCGGCGAGATAGGCAAGCTGATTGAGCTCGAACTGAAGCTGATCTGGCGACACAAGCGTTCTAAATCCGTGCTCACCATATCGGTGCTTTTCCTGTTTTACGGTTTCATTTTCTACCACGACGAGAAGTTTCTGAGCGGCTTTGCCATGCTCATCTTTGTGGGCATCGCGATGACGGGCATGCCCATGTTTAACTACGGGCAGTTTATACCAAGCTGGCAAAGCGGCCACTTCGATGCCCTGCTTACCCGGCGCATTTCGCCTTACCAGTTTTACGCCGCCAAATTCTGGATCTTCGTGCCGATCACAACCTTGGGTTATGTGCTGACGCTGCCTTACGGCTTAATCGATTACAAAATATTCCTGATCAACACAGCCGCCTTCCTCTTTACCATCGGGGTGAACGTGTTTGTGGTGTTCTTCTTCTCGGTGTACAACACCAGCCGGCTAGACCTTAGCAAGAGCTCTGCTTTTAACTGGCAGGGGGTAGGCGCCTCTAAGTTCCTGATGATGCTGCCCATGCTGCTGTTGCCTTTGCTGATCTTTGCTCCCTTCGGATTTATGGGCGTGCCCTACATGGGTATTGCGGCCATTGGGTTGCTGGGCCTGATCGGGTTTGTGTTTCAGAAGCAGCTGCTGCAGTGGTCGGCAAATCGGTTTGTGGCGCATAAGTATAAACTGGCAACAGGCTTCCGGCAAGCTTAG
- the yidD gene encoding membrane protein insertion efficiency factor YidD, which produces MTWILKKILLALVWMYRNMISPITPAACRYTPTCSQYAVDALNKYGPFKGGWMALKRIGRCHPWGGGGYDPVK; this is translated from the coding sequence ATGACCTGGATTCTGAAGAAAATACTGCTGGCACTGGTGTGGATGTACCGGAACATGATCTCGCCCATCACCCCGGCTGCCTGCCGTTATACCCCCACCTGCTCGCAGTACGCCGTGGATGCCCTGAACAAGTATGGCCCTTTCAAAGGAGGCTGGATGGCGCTGAAGCGCATTGGCCGTTGCCACCCCTGGGGCGGCGGCGGATACGACCCTGTCAAGTAA
- a CDS encoding S46 family peptidase, giving the protein MLKRILSLLLLVSLVAPFSAKADEGMWLPMLIKRLNHTDMQKQGLQLTAEEIYSVNNSSLKDAIVQFGGFCTGEFISPEGLLLTNHHCGYGQIQSHSTPQNDYLTDGFWATSKEQELPNEGLFVDILHHMDDVTGKVLEGIDSNTPEEQRAQLIAQRTQALAKEASENGKYVTYVRDFFNGNEFYLFAYNRYNDVRLVGAPPSSIGKFGGDTDNWMWPRHTGDFSMFRVYMAPDGSPAAYSKNNVPFKPKHHLPINIGDKDPGDFTMVFGFPGRTKRFMTSHGLKLEVNQLNKSRIKLREDKLNLWKEEMDKSADTRIKYASKYASTSNYYKYSIGQNEGIKRMRTIEGKIVDEDKFQNWANDPSRKATYGNVLSDINEAYKNIEKYNLGTVYLNEAVLGTESLLMAYRMAPLYNALKAGNKEAAQAAAKDLQSRADGFFKDYYKPADKKVFTAMMKYYYEDIAKDQQPEAFKSMVKKYNGNFEKLADHVYNNSVVVDQQKLNNFLKNPTQKTLENDPAFQIVNSIIENYRNNIAPKLAESNAKLDKANRLYVAGLRLMNPDKTYYPDANSTIRLSYGTVQDYSPQDGVLYNYYTTLDGVMAKEDPNNEEFVVPAKLKQLYEAKDYGRYANSKGELVTDFITNNDITGGNSGSPVINGKGELIGLAFDGNWEAMTGDLVYDPDYKRCINMDSRYLLFLIDKYAGAQNLINEMTIVDGNSPGAGDAAKAEAKTTQAELLNAVVTEAEQNLQNGKKEFKVEKKKGDVKVKLQIKD; this is encoded by the coding sequence ATGTTAAAAAGAATCCTTTCCCTCTTACTTTTAGTCTCGCTGGTAGCGCCGTTCTCGGCCAAGGCAGACGAAGGTATGTGGCTGCCGATGCTCATCAAGCGTCTGAACCATACAGACATGCAGAAGCAGGGCCTGCAGCTGACTGCCGAAGAAATTTACTCTGTTAACAACTCCAGCCTGAAAGACGCCATCGTGCAGTTCGGCGGTTTCTGTACCGGGGAGTTCATCTCGCCCGAGGGCCTGCTGCTCACTAACCACCACTGCGGTTACGGCCAGATTCAGTCGCACTCCACGCCACAGAACGATTATTTGACGGATGGTTTCTGGGCAACCTCTAAGGAGCAGGAGTTACCGAACGAAGGCCTTTTTGTGGACATCCTGCACCACATGGACGATGTGACCGGCAAAGTGCTGGAGGGCATTGACAGCAACACACCGGAAGAGCAGCGTGCCCAGCTGATTGCACAGCGCACGCAGGCGCTTGCTAAAGAAGCCTCTGAAAACGGCAAGTACGTAACGTATGTGCGCGATTTCTTTAACGGCAACGAATTTTACCTGTTCGCCTACAACCGCTACAACGATGTGCGCCTGGTGGGAGCACCGCCTTCATCTATCGGCAAGTTCGGTGGCGACACTGACAACTGGATGTGGCCACGCCACACCGGCGACTTCTCCATGTTCCGCGTGTACATGGCGCCCGACGGCTCGCCGGCTGCTTACAGCAAGAACAACGTTCCGTTCAAGCCAAAGCACCACCTGCCCATCAACATTGGCGACAAAGACCCGGGCGACTTCACCATGGTATTCGGTTTCCCTGGCCGCACCAAGCGTTTTATGACCTCGCACGGTCTGAAACTGGAGGTTAACCAGCTGAACAAATCCCGCATAAAACTGCGCGAGGACAAGCTGAACCTGTGGAAAGAGGAAATGGACAAGAGCGCCGATACCCGCATCAAGTATGCGTCTAAGTACGCCTCCACCTCTAACTACTACAAGTACTCCATCGGCCAGAACGAAGGCATCAAACGCATGCGCACCATCGAGGGCAAGATCGTGGACGAAGACAAGTTCCAGAACTGGGCAAACGATCCATCGCGCAAAGCTACTTACGGTAACGTGCTAAGCGACATTAACGAGGCCTACAAGAATATTGAGAAGTATAACCTGGGCACTGTTTACCTGAACGAGGCAGTACTGGGCACAGAATCGTTGTTGATGGCGTACCGCATGGCCCCGCTTTACAACGCCCTGAAAGCAGGCAACAAGGAGGCCGCACAGGCAGCCGCAAAGGACCTGCAGTCGCGTGCTGATGGCTTCTTCAAGGACTACTACAAGCCCGCCGACAAGAAAGTGTTTACGGCTATGATGAAGTACTACTACGAGGACATCGCCAAAGACCAGCAGCCAGAGGCGTTCAAGAGCATGGTGAAGAAGTATAACGGCAACTTTGAGAAGCTGGCCGACCATGTGTACAACAACTCCGTGGTGGTGGATCAGCAGAAGCTGAACAACTTCCTGAAGAACCCAACGCAGAAGACGCTGGAGAACGACCCGGCTTTCCAGATTGTGAACTCCATCATCGAGAACTACAGAAACAACATTGCGCCTAAACTGGCAGAGAGCAATGCGAAGCTGGACAAGGCAAACCGCCTGTACGTGGCTGGCCTGCGCCTGATGAACCCGGACAAAACGTATTACCCGGATGCTAACTCTACCATTCGCCTAAGCTACGGAACGGTGCAGGATTACAGCCCACAGGATGGCGTGTTGTACAACTACTATACGACGCTGGATGGTGTGATGGCCAAAGAAGATCCGAACAACGAAGAGTTTGTGGTGCCGGCTAAACTGAAGCAGTTGTACGAGGCCAAAGACTACGGCCGTTACGCTAACTCTAAAGGCGAGCTGGTAACCGACTTCATCACCAACAACGACATCACGGGCGGTAACTCCGGTTCTCCGGTGATCAACGGCAAAGGAGAATTGATCGGCCTGGCCTTTGACGGTAACTGGGAAGCCATGACGGGTGACCTGGTTTACGATCCGGATTACAAGCGTTGCATCAACATGGACTCGCGCTACCTGCTGTTCCTCATCGACAAGTATGCAGGTGCGCAGAACCTGATCAACGAGATGACGATTGTGGACGGCAACAGCCCGGGAGCCGGTGACGCAGCCAAGGCTGAAGCCAAAACAACGCAGGCCGAACTGCTGAACGCGGTAGTTACCGAGGCAGAGCAAAACCTGCAGAACGGCAAAAAAGAGTTTAAAGTAGAGAAGAAGAAAGGCGATGTGAAGGTAAAACTTCAGATTAAAGACTAA